In a genomic window of Quercus lobata isolate SW786 chromosome 4, ValleyOak3.0 Primary Assembly, whole genome shotgun sequence:
- the LOC115984323 gene encoding enoyl-CoA delta isomerase 2, peroxisomal-like yields the protein MAIKTKKKIHEKNQKLTVHTKSLRLTTMCTLEKHGSLFILTLIGDNHEHRLGPSLIDCLLSALSQVNSQAINGGSALITVAHGKFFCNGFDVPWGQSDARSRLHQMVESFRSVMSALLSLPVPTIAAVSGHAAAGGLVLALGHDYVLMRRDRGFLYMSEVDLAITLPDYVAALMRSKIGGSAARRDVLLRGMKVKGEEAVRMGIVDSAAYDSEESVVEAAVRLGHRLAERKWNGEVYAEIRKSLYPEICGVLGLVSKTIVASSKL from the coding sequence ATGgcaataaaaactaaaaagaagatccatgagaaaaatcaaaaacttaCGGTTCATACCAAAAGTCTCAGACTCACGACCATGTGCACTTTAGAGAAACACGGCAGCCTCTTTATCCTAACACTTATCGGCGACAATCACGAGCACCGACTCGGCCCATCTCTCATCGACTGTCTCCTCTCCGCTCTCTCCCAAGTCAACTCCCAGGCCATCAATGGCGGCTCCGCCCTCATCACAGTCGCTCACGGCAAATTCTTCTGCAACGGCTTCGACGTCCCTTGGGGCCAATCCGATGCCCGCAGCCGCCTCCACCAGATGGTCGAGTCCTTCAGATCCGTCATGTCTGCTCTCCTCTCCCTCCCCGTCCCAACCATCGCCGCCGTCTCCGGCCACGCCGCCGCCGGCGGACTGGTCCTCGCGCTCGGCCACGACTACGTCCTTATGAGGCGCGACCGCGGCTTTCTGTACATGAGCGAGGTCGACCTAGCGATTACCTTGCCAGACTACGTCGCGGCTCTGATGAGGTCCAAGATCGGAGGGTCGGCTGCTCGGCGCGACGTGTTGCTGAGAGGGATGAAGGTGAAGGGAGAAGAGGCGGTGAGAATGGGGATTGTGGACTCGGCGGCGTACGATAGCGAGGAGAGTGTTGTGGAGGCTGCGGTGCGCCTTGGGCATAGGTTAGCGGAGAGGAAGTGGAATGGTGAGGTGTATGCGGAGATTAGGAAGAGTTTGTATCCTGAGATTTGTGGTGTGCTTGGATTGGTTTCGAAAACCATTGTAGCATCTTCTAAGCTTTGA